The Bacillaceae bacterium IKA-2 DNA window GCAGCTATTCCTAACGCTACGGAGCCTAACGCACCCATGCCAAAAGCTAACCCAACAATGAGTCCAGAGACCATTCCAATTTTACCTGGAACAAGTTCTTGGGCATAAACAACAGAAACAGAGAAACTAGACAAAAGGATAAAGCCAATGGCTGCAAGGAGTGGGTAAGTAAGAATTGCTCCTGCATGTGGTAAGTATAGGGCAAGAGGCGCAGAGCCTAGCATAGATAGTAATAGCACATTTCGTTTGCCATATTTATCTGCTAACGGTCCACCAGCAAACGTTCCTATTGCTCCTGATGCTAAAAAAATGAAAATATAGATTTGGGATTGTTGAATTGATAAACTAAACTGCTCAATAATGTAAAAGGCATAAAAGTTTGTAATGCCTGCATGAAACCAAGAGCGAGCAAAAACTAAAAAAATTAGTAGAGTGATTGCAAATATAATGATTTTTTTCTTTTTCGGATTATATTTCATTTCCTTTTTTTGAATTAACTTTCTCTTTGCGATAATTTGTATTTGCTCTGAATACCAGCGCGCAATATAAATTAAAAGAACAACTGCTAATGCAGCTACAAGGGTAAACCAAATCGCACCGAATTGACCTAATGGTACTAATATTAATGCGGTTATTAATGGTGCAAGTGCTTGTCCGGCATTTCCACCCACTTGATAAATTGATTGAGCAAGTCCTCGTCGGTTTCCAGCAGCCATATAGGCAACGCGTGAACCTTCAGGGTGAAAAGTTGCTGAACCTAAGCCGATAAAAATAACTGAAGTAATAATCATCCAAAAAGATGGTGCAATAGCTAAGCCTAGGACACCTAGAAATGTAAAACAAAGACCAATCGGTAGTGCGTATGGTGACGGTTTTTTATCCGTGTAAAGTCCAACAACAGGTTGTATTAATGACGAGGTTAAATTTAAAGCAAAAGCAATTAAACCAAGTTGCGTAAATGTAAGCCCCATCGATTGTTGCAAAATTGGAAACATTGCCGGTACGACAGCTTGGATTGAGTCATTCAGTAAATGGACCAGGCCGATAATAAATAAAATATTATACATTGTTTTTTGTTCTGGAGCAGCGCCTACCTGCTTAGTTTGTTGTAAAGCCATAATTAGTCTCTCCTTTAATTGGTGTTCAAAAAGTCCGGTAATCATAAACGCGCCAAATGCCAGCGTTGGAATTATTTTTTTGTTTACGTATTTTTAGCAATAATTTCTTATAATTTTAGCACTTTATGCCAAGTTGGTGCTAAATATTTTTATGGGAGAATTCGAAAAGGTAGAATAATTGCCTAAGAGTTAACTTTCATCTATGAATTTTGTAATAAGTTTGTTAACATCTTATTTATGAGTCGTAAATTATCGAATACAGCTCAAAAATTAAAACTCAAAACTAGTAAACTGGAGCTGATTTATTTGTCCAATAAAGATACATTAATGATTATAGATGGTATGGCTCTACTTTTTCGAGGCTATTATGCGACCTCATATAGTGGTTACATAATGAAAACAAGTAAAGGTGTCCCAACAAATGCTATTTATGGCTTCGTCAAATATATGCAAGATGCGATCCGTACTTTTGGGCCAACTCACCTGCTTTGCTGCTGGGATATGGGCGCGCGTACGTTTCGTAATGAGCTTTATCCGGCGTATAAAGCTAATCGAGGTGAACCACCAGAGGAGTTAATTCCTCAATTTGACTTAGTGAAAAAGGTTGTCGCAAGTTTTAATATTCCTAACGTTGGCGTAGTCGGATACGAAGCAGATGACTGTATTGGTACGATAGCAAAAAAATATAGTCGCGAATTAAAAATCCAAATTTTAACAGGCGATCATGACACTCTACAACTTGCTGAGGAAAACATTCATCCAATTATTATGAAAAAAGGGATGTCAAACTATGAAGTATATACTGTTGAAAAGATTAGTGAGGTAAAAGGGTTAACACCAATACAAATGATTGATTTAAAGGCGCTGATGGGTGATCCTAGTGATAATTTCCCAGGGGTTAAGGGAATAGGTGAAAAAACAGCAACAAAGCTGTTAAAAGAGTTTGCAACAATTGAAGGGATCCTCGAAAATTTACCAGGCTTACCAAAAGGAGTTCGTACGAAAATCGAAACTGAGTTAGATATGTTGTTTTTATCTCGAAAACTAGCAGAAATTGATTGCCATGTCCCACTTGAGATTGACATAAACGAATGTATTCGTAACATTGAGGTAGATAAAGTGACGACAATGTTAGTAGCAGAGCTAGAGTTTGAACGCCTTTTGAAAGATGGGCAGTTTCTCGAAGGTTTACAATACAATGTACAACCATTAGTTTAATGATAAAAAGATTGAGAAGCGAGGTTGCCATCGTGTAGCTTCGTTTTTTTTGTGGAATTCGCTATATAGGTGCCTATGTCGGTATTAAGGTCAAAAGTCAAGTGATAAACATCATGAATCCAAAAAAAATTATTACCAATTCTTATTACTAGATGATAAATGTCACTTGCAATTGTTGTCCTAAATTGGTACGATTTTATACGTACCATAGGAATTAAGAATTATTACCAGGTCATAATAAAAGCAGAAGCTAGTGGGTAGAGCTAGACAAAGACTCTTGATAGCTTCGAAAAAAACTTTAGTGGAAGTCAGATTCTATCTGATTAGTCCCTAAAGAATAGTGAAATCCTAACAAAGCATATGTTTTGAGGTAGGTTACTCATCGTTTGAAGATAAGGATAAAATTTCTGTTTTAAATGAAGGGGAGATATAAATGAACATTCCACAATTAAAAATAGCTCATATGACACCAAAAATACCAATTATCCAAGGAGGGATGGGTATTGCTGTTTCATTAAGTGGTTTAGCTTCAGCTGTTGCAAATGCAGGAGGAATTGGGATTATTTCTGGAACTGGTATTCCAATTGAAGAAATGAGAGGTCACATTCGTAAAGCTCGCCAATTAACAAACGGTGTTGGTTATATTGGAGTTAATGTTTTGTTTGCGATGTCAGATTTTGAAAATACAATTAAAGCTGCAATGGAAGAAAAAGTTGATTTTATCATATCAGGTGCTGGTATTTCTCGTGATATGTATCAATGGGGGAGAGACTACGGTGTACCGATTATTTCTATCGTCTCTTCTGGCAAGCTAGCGCGGATTTCACAAAAACTAGGAGCAGTGGCAGTAGTTTGTGAAGGCTTTGAAGCTGGTGGCCATTTAGGAACGGATCGACCACTTTTTGATATTTTGCCAGAAGTACTAGAAGCAGTTGATATTCCTGTTATTGCTGCTGGTGGGATTTTGAACGGTGAAGATATTGCCAAAGCATTGGCAATGGGAGCCGCTGGAGTACAAATGGGGACACGTTTTGTGGCAAGTGTGGAATGTGATGCACCTGATATATACAAGCAAAAATACATTGATTGCCAAGAAGGGGATACGGTTCTTGTTAAAACAACTGTTGGACTTCATGGCAGGGCAATCAAAAATCGCTTAGTAGAGCGAATAAATAGATTAGAAAAAATTTATATTGCGAAGTGTAATTCTTGTTTAAAGAAATGTAATCATCAATTTTGTACTGCAGACAAATTAGTGCAAGCTGTAAGGGGCGATATTGAAGAGGGGCTCGTTTTCGCTGGCGCTAGAGTTCATGAAATAAAAGATATTTTGCCAGTTCAAGTAATCATTGATAATTTGATGGAAGCGTGTACCCGCAGATTAGCTGAGGATCAATAAAAATACAAAAAAACTAAGCGATTACTATCGCTTAGTTTTTTTTTGTAAGAAAAAAAGGGAGATTGATCTCTCGTTGAACAAATAGTGTTATGTAAACAAAAAATTACTTAACAATTCGTCGCCAATTTATGGACCGTTTTTTCTGCAACGATTTCCTGACGTTCGATTATTGACATTCTCCAAAGCAATCCGCTTGTGACGAGTAAGACGAGTAATGTTCCAATAAGAACTCCTGTCCAATGCCAATAGTGCCAAAATAATCCTAAATAGAAACTACCAAGACTTCCGCCTATATAATATGAGGTGAAATAGATACCTGATGCAGAAGCTTTGGCAAAGAGGGCCTTTTGACTAACCCAAGCATTTAATGCTGAGTGGGCAAAAAAGAAGCCGAAACTCAATACTAATAAGCCCCCAATTATCGCAACCAGCGTGGTCATAAACATTAATAATGTCCCGAGAATCATTAAGGCAATTCCAATCCCGATTGTTGTTTTTTGAGACCAAGTTGTCGCAGCTTTTCCTGCAAGTGTTGAGCTAATTGTTCCGGGTAAATACGTTAAAAAGAGCACCCCAATTAATACGGTAGGTAGTGAAAATGGTGGTGCTGTTAATAAATAGGTTACATAATTGTATAAACCAACAAAAATGAAAAAGTGAAGTCCCCCTACTAAAAAAGCAAGCTGAAGTGTCTTGTTTTTTATATGAGCAGAAAAATCTTTCATCGCTTTATGGCGTTCAAATTTCCGCGTTTCAAAATGGTCAGAAGATGGCAATAACTTATAAAATAATAGAAAAAATAGTAAGCTTAGAAAGCCGATAAAAATAAAAGCGATCCTCCAATTATATAAATCACTCAGGACACCACTTAGTACTCTACCACCCATACCACCGATCGAGTTCATACTAATGTAAATACCGATAGCAACACTTAATGCTCGTGGGGAAAATTCTTCACCTATGTAAGCAATCGCAATCGTTGGAATTCCAGCAATAAACACTCCTTGTAAAATTCGTAGCAATAAAAACATCTTAAAACTTTGGACAAAGGCAATTGAGAAAGTGACAAGTAATAATAAAATAATCGCAATCGTCATGACATTTTTTCGACCAATGGAATCGGAAATTGCACTATATAAAAAGAAGAAAATCGCCACTGTCAATAAAGATAATGAAACAGTTAAACTAGAAACTAAAGGTGAAACTGAGAATTCCTCACTAATTAATGGCAATATTGGCTGTGTGTAATATAGGTTTGCAAAA harbors:
- a CDS encoding MFS transporter — its product is MALQQTKQVGAAPEQKTMYNILFIIGLVHLLNDSIQAVVPAMFPILQQSMGLTFTQLGLIAFALNLTSSLIQPVVGLYTDKKPSPYALPIGLCFTFLGVLGLAIAPSFWMIITSVIFIGLGSATFHPEGSRVAYMAAGNRRGLAQSIYQVGGNAGQALAPLITALILVPLGQFGAIWFTLVAALAVVLLIYIARWYSEQIQIIAKRKLIQKKEMKYNPKKKKIIIFAITLLIFLVFARSWFHAGITNFYAFYIIEQFSLSIQQSQIYIFIFLASGAIGTFAGGPLADKYGKRNVLLLSMLGSAPLALYLPHAGAILTYPLLAAIGFILLSSFSVSVVYAQELVPGKIGMVSGLIVGLAFGMGALGSVALGIAADTFGLTSTMLFVVSLPLLGLLTFFLPTDQQVRELHE
- a CDS encoding 5'-3' exonuclease H3TH domain-containing protein, translating into MIIDGMALLFRGYYATSYSGYIMKTSKGVPTNAIYGFVKYMQDAIRTFGPTHLLCCWDMGARTFRNELYPAYKANRGEPPEELIPQFDLVKKVVASFNIPNVGVVGYEADDCIGTIAKKYSRELKIQILTGDHDTLQLAEENIHPIIMKKGMSNYEVYTVEKISEVKGLTPIQMIDLKALMGDPSDNFPGVKGIGEKTATKLLKEFATIEGILENLPGLPKGVRTKIETELDMLFLSRKLAEIDCHVPLEIDINECIRNIEVDKVTTMLVAELEFERLLKDGQFLEGLQYNVQPLV
- a CDS encoding nitronate monooxygenase, whose product is MNIPQLKIAHMTPKIPIIQGGMGIAVSLSGLASAVANAGGIGIISGTGIPIEEMRGHIRKARQLTNGVGYIGVNVLFAMSDFENTIKAAMEEKVDFIISGAGISRDMYQWGRDYGVPIISIVSSGKLARISQKLGAVAVVCEGFEAGGHLGTDRPLFDILPEVLEAVDIPVIAAGGILNGEDIAKALAMGAAGVQMGTRFVASVECDAPDIYKQKYIDCQEGDTVLVKTTVGLHGRAIKNRLVERINRLEKIYIAKCNSCLKKCNHQFCTADKLVQAVRGDIEEGLVFAGARVHEIKDILPVQVIIDNLMEACTRRLAEDQ
- a CDS encoding MFS transporter encodes the protein MIELKSKKFWRASFALGIVSFIAFANLYYTQPILPLISEEFSVSPLVSSLTVSLSLLTVAIFFFLYSAISDSIGRKNVMTIAIILLLLVTFSIAFVQSFKMFLLLRILQGVFIAGIPTIAIAYIGEEFSPRALSVAIGIYISMNSIGGMGGRVLSGVLSDLYNWRIAFIFIGFLSLLFFLLFYKLLPSSDHFETRKFERHKAMKDFSAHIKNKTLQLAFLVGGLHFFIFVGLYNYVTYLLTAPPFSLPTVLIGVLFLTYLPGTISSTLAGKAATTWSQKTTIGIGIALMILGTLLMFMTTLVAIIGGLLVLSFGFFFAHSALNAWVSQKALFAKASASGIYFTSYYIGGSLGSFYLGLFWHYWHWTGVLIGTLLVLLVTSGLLWRMSIIERQEIVAEKTVHKLATNC